A region from the Pelagovum pacificum genome encodes:
- a CDS encoding ABC transporter permease: protein MTDVTTQVETPVVAPHQRQRSPLWFAWQRFLSNKAAVAGGAVLSVLILMAIFAPLITPVPPTAQSFLTESLAFPSSEHWFGVDNLGRDFYTRIVYGARVSLSIGFIAAAFSVLIGIPLGALAGFFGGTVDWVIMRIIELFSVVPPLLAAMLLGALSGGGYPTIVAIAALFGWVQVCLLVRAQVKALREKEFVRAAQALGASPGYIIRRHLIMNSVSPIIVGFVLAIPLAMMLEASLSFLGIGVPPPTPTWGQMISEGIDYMFFYWHLAVFPTAALAITVLATSLFGDGLRDALDPTLKGR from the coding sequence ATGACCGACGTCACCACTCAGGTCGAAACCCCGGTCGTCGCACCGCACCAGCGGCAGCGCAGCCCGCTGTGGTTCGCGTGGCAGCGCTTCCTGTCGAACAAGGCCGCGGTCGCGGGCGGGGCGGTGCTGTCCGTGCTGATCCTGATGGCGATCTTCGCGCCGCTCATCACGCCGGTCCCGCCGACAGCGCAGAGCTTTCTGACGGAGTCGCTGGCCTTCCCGTCGTCCGAGCACTGGTTCGGCGTCGACAACCTCGGCCGGGATTTCTACACGCGCATCGTCTACGGCGCACGGGTGTCGCTTTCGATCGGGTTCATCGCCGCGGCCTTCTCGGTGCTCATCGGTATCCCGCTCGGCGCGCTCGCCGGGTTCTTCGGCGGCACCGTGGACTGGGTCATCATGCGCATCATCGAGCTGTTCTCGGTCGTGCCGCCGCTGCTGGCGGCGATGCTGCTCGGCGCGCTGTCGGGCGGAGGCTATCCCACCATCGTCGCCATCGCCGCGCTGTTCGGCTGGGTGCAGGTCTGCCTGCTGGTCCGCGCCCAGGTGAAGGCGCTGCGCGAGAAGGAATTCGTGCGCGCGGCGCAGGCGCTCGGCGCGTCGCCCGGCTACATCATCCGCCGCCACCTCATCATGAACTCGGTGAGCCCGATCATCGTCGGCTTCGTGCTGGCCATTCCGCTCGCCATGATGCTGGAGGCGTCGCTCAGCTTTCTCGGCATCGGTGTTCCCCCGCCGACCCCGACATGGGGCCAGATGATCAGCGAGGGCATCGACTACATGTTCTTCTACTGGCATCTCGCCGTCTTCCCAACGGCCGCGCTGGCCATAACGGTGCTCGCCACGTCGCTCTTCGGAGACGGTCTGCGCGATGCTCTCGACCCCACCCTGAAAGGCCGCTGA
- a CDS encoding aminotransferase class V-fold PLP-dependent enzyme, with product MSDNLARHFNLREDVTFLNHGSFGACPRPVFEAYQAWQLELEREPVDFLARHLTENMRVPREVLAAELGCGSEDIVGVVNATTGLNIAIQSLDLKPGDQILTTDHEYGALEKTWAFVCRRTGAEVVTVNVPLPLTSAEGFADAIRAGITDRTRVLFLSHITSPTALLFPVETLIAEARERGIWSVIDGAHTPGHIPLDLTAIGADIYSGNCHKWMMSPKGSAFLYVRPDVQGMIDPLVVSHGWTATSKEPGAKGAFGNSPYIDEIEMQGTRDPSAWLTVPKALEFRAEHDWWAVAAQCRDLAQETRARMEELTGLPPLCSPEFCAPQMVAMPIPECDPQDIHDTLYARYKIDIPVFRWQDRCIARLSVQGYNSRPQMDALLDALGELLDLGVTPGLRLA from the coding sequence TTGTCCGACAATCTTGCCCGACACTTCAATCTTCGTGAGGATGTCACCTTTCTGAACCACGGCTCCTTCGGAGCCTGCCCGCGCCCGGTGTTCGAGGCCTACCAGGCCTGGCAGCTGGAGCTCGAGCGCGAGCCGGTCGACTTCCTCGCCCGGCACCTGACCGAGAACATGCGCGTGCCCCGCGAGGTTCTGGCGGCCGAACTCGGCTGCGGGTCGGAGGACATCGTCGGCGTGGTGAACGCCACGACGGGGCTGAACATCGCGATCCAGTCGCTCGACCTGAAACCGGGCGACCAGATCCTGACGACCGACCACGAATACGGCGCGCTCGAGAAAACCTGGGCCTTCGTCTGCCGCCGCACCGGGGCGGAGGTCGTGACCGTGAACGTGCCCCTGCCGCTGACGTCGGCGGAGGGCTTCGCGGACGCGATCCGTGCCGGTATCACCGACCGGACGCGGGTTCTGTTCCTGAGCCACATCACTTCACCCACGGCGCTCTTGTTCCCGGTGGAAACCCTGATCGCCGAAGCGCGGGAGCGCGGCATCTGGTCGGTCATCGACGGCGCCCACACACCGGGACACATCCCGCTCGACCTCACCGCGATCGGTGCCGACATCTATTCCGGCAACTGCCACAAGTGGATGATGTCGCCGAAGGGCTCCGCCTTTCTTTACGTGCGGCCCGACGTTCAGGGGATGATCGACCCGCTGGTGGTGAGCCACGGCTGGACCGCAACCTCGAAGGAGCCCGGCGCGAAGGGGGCTTTCGGCAACTCGCCCTATATCGACGAGATCGAAATGCAGGGGACCCGTGATCCGTCCGCTTGGCTGACGGTGCCGAAGGCGCTCGAGTTCCGGGCCGAGCACGACTGGTGGGCCGTCGCCGCGCAATGCCGCGACCTCGCGCAGGAAACCCGCGCCCGCATGGAAGAGCTGACGGGCCTTCCGCCGCTCTGCTCGCCGGAGTTCTGCGCGCCGCAGATGGTCGCCATGCCGATACCCGAGTGCGACCCGCAGGACATCCACGACACGCTTTATGCGCGCTACAAGATCGACATTCCCGTCTTCCGGTGGCAGGACCGCTGCATCGCGAGGCTGTCGGTTCAGGGATACAACTCCCGCCCACAGATGGATGCGCTGCTCGACGCGCTCGGTGAACTGCTGGATCTTGGCGTGACACCGGGGCTCAGACTGGCCTGA
- a CDS encoding FadR/GntR family transcriptional regulator produces MKRQALDFLEPLEQRSRNVEVLDALATMVERSGLRIGDRLPPEVSLAATLGVGRSTIREALNRWEGLGIIRRRRGDGTYLVARVQTSRGLVPTMIRLEGEALLRLLEIRRTLENDVVRKATVRATPAEREEISRLCDLLLVEVDAGRAWRKADHAFHQAIYDASGNPMYGQILENLDHALERGAGSPFETDGFGLDSFPIHRDLADAIAAEDVAGAVESVNLLIDSVEGAVRVIIAGKKAE; encoded by the coding sequence GTGAAACGACAGGCGCTGGACTTCCTCGAACCGCTGGAACAGCGGTCCCGCAACGTCGAGGTGCTCGACGCGCTCGCCACCATGGTGGAACGCTCGGGCCTCAGGATCGGTGACCGCCTGCCGCCCGAGGTCTCGCTCGCCGCGACGCTCGGCGTCGGGCGCTCGACCATCCGCGAGGCACTGAACCGGTGGGAAGGGCTCGGCATCATCCGACGCCGCCGCGGCGACGGCACTTACCTCGTCGCGCGGGTCCAGACCTCGCGCGGGCTGGTCCCGACCATGATCCGCCTCGAGGGCGAGGCGCTTCTGCGCCTGCTGGAAATCCGCCGCACGCTCGAGAATGACGTTGTCCGAAAGGCGACTGTGCGGGCCACGCCGGCCGAGCGCGAAGAGATCTCGCGCCTCTGCGATCTGCTGCTGGTCGAGGTCGACGCCGGCCGCGCCTGGCGCAAGGCCGACCACGCGTTTCACCAGGCGATCTACGACGCGTCCGGCAACCCGATGTACGGCCAGATCCTCGAGAACCTCGATCATGCCCTCGAACGTGGCGCCGGCTCTCCGTTCGAGACCGATGGCTTCGGCCTGGATTCCTTTCCGATCCACCGCGACCTCGCCGATGCCATCGCCGCAGAGGACGTCGCGGGCGCGGTCGAGTCGGTCAACCTGCTGATCGACAGCGTCGAAGGCGCTGTCCGCGTGATCATCGCGGGGAAGAAGGCGGAGTAG
- the chvE gene encoding multiple monosaccharide ABC transporter substrate-binding protein yields the protein MKTKLLFASAAATLIAGSAIAQTVGIAMPTQSSSRWISDGESMVAQFEEAGYDTILQYAEDDIPNQLAQVENMITNGVDALVIAAIDGTTLSNALENAYYADIPVIAYDRLIRDSEHVSYYATFDNFKVGVQQAESLVSGLEERFPDAETWNVELFGGSPDDNNAYFFYDGAMSVLQPLIDDGSIEIVSGQMGMDTVGTLRWDGAVAQARMDNLLSTHYTDAQLHGVLSPYDGLSIGIISSLKGIGYGSEDQPMPIVTGQDAEIRSIKSMLQGEQYSTVFKDTRELARVTVGMVNALLEGGEPEINDTETYDNGVKVIPSYLLEPVSVDLSNWEEVIIGSGYYTMDELE from the coding sequence ATGAAGACCAAACTTCTGTTCGCTTCGGCGGCAGCCACCCTGATCGCGGGCAGTGCCATCGCCCAGACCGTCGGCATCGCCATGCCGACGCAATCCTCGTCGCGCTGGATCTCCGACGGCGAGTCCATGGTCGCCCAGTTCGAGGAAGCTGGCTACGACACGATCCTGCAGTACGCCGAGGACGACATCCCCAACCAGCTCGCCCAGGTCGAGAACATGATTACCAACGGCGTCGACGCCCTGGTGATCGCCGCCATCGACGGCACGACCCTGTCGAACGCGCTGGAGAACGCCTATTACGCCGACATCCCGGTCATCGCCTATGACCGTCTGATCCGTGACAGCGAGCATGTCAGCTATTACGCCACCTTCGACAACTTCAAGGTCGGCGTGCAACAGGCCGAGAGCCTGGTGTCCGGCCTCGAGGAGCGCTTCCCCGATGCCGAGACCTGGAATGTCGAGCTGTTTGGCGGGTCGCCGGACGACAACAACGCCTACTTCTTCTACGACGGCGCGATGTCGGTCCTGCAGCCGCTGATCGACGACGGCTCGATCGAGATCGTCTCCGGCCAGATGGGCATGGACACGGTCGGCACCCTGCGCTGGGACGGCGCCGTCGCCCAGGCGCGCATGGATAACTTGCTCTCCACCCACTACACCGACGCCCAGCTGCACGGTGTGCTGTCGCCCTATGACGGGCTGTCGATCGGCATCATCTCCTCGCTGAAAGGGATTGGCTACGGTTCGGAAGATCAGCCTATGCCGATTGTGACCGGCCAGGACGCCGAGATCCGCTCGATCAAGTCCATGCTCCAGGGCGAGCAGTACTCCACCGTGTTCAAGGACACCCGGGAACTGGCCCGCGTGACCGTGGGCATGGTCAACGCCCTGCTGGAAGGCGGCGAGCCCGAGATCAACGACACCGAGACCTACGACAACGGCGTCAAGGTCATTCCGTCCTACCTGCTCGAGCCCGTCTCCGTCGACCTGTCCAACTGGGAAGAGGTCATCATCGGCTCCGGCTACTACACCATGGACGAGCTCGAGTAA
- the mmsA gene encoding multiple monosaccharide ABC transporter ATP-binding protein, which yields MTALLEMREITKTFPGVKALDSVNLSVKSGEIHALVGENGAGKSTLMKVLSGVYPAGSYEGEIHYDGKLAEFTDIADSESRGVIIIHQELALVPTLSIAENLFLGNERARGGIINWRETNQRTEALLRKVGLTDPPSTMVDKLGVGKQQLVEIAKALSKEVRLLILDEPTAALSESDSQALLELMLELKAQGVTQIIISHKLNEVRRVADSVTVIRDGSTVSTMDARANPITEDAIVRDMVGRDMADRYPERTRRAGDMLMQVKNWNVFHPLHADRQVIHDVNLSVKAGEVVGIAGLMGSGRTELAMSVFGRSWGQKISGSVEMNGRPVDVSSVDRAIASGLAYVTEDRKSLGLVLDETIQTNITLANLPGVSKSGILNEKSETRVAEDYRKTLNIRTPSVFQQVVNLSGGNQQKVVLSKWLFAGPEVLILDEPTRGIDVGAKFEIYGIINELSAAGKGVVMISSEMPELLGMCDRIYVMNEGEFVGELTAEEASQERIMSLIVTE from the coding sequence ATGACGGCGCTGCTGGAAATGCGCGAGATCACCAAGACCTTTCCGGGGGTCAAGGCGCTCGACTCTGTGAACCTGTCCGTCAAGTCGGGCGAGATCCACGCTCTGGTCGGTGAGAACGGCGCCGGCAAGTCGACCCTGATGAAGGTGCTGAGCGGGGTCTATCCGGCCGGCAGCTACGAGGGCGAGATCCACTATGACGGCAAGCTCGCCGAGTTCACCGACATCGCCGACAGCGAGTCCCGCGGTGTCATTATCATCCACCAGGAACTTGCACTGGTACCCACACTGTCGATCGCCGAGAACCTGTTCCTCGGCAACGAAAGGGCCCGGGGCGGCATCATCAACTGGCGCGAGACCAACCAGCGCACCGAGGCGCTGCTCAGGAAGGTCGGCCTGACCGATCCGCCCTCGACGATGGTCGACAAGCTTGGCGTGGGCAAGCAGCAGCTGGTGGAGATCGCCAAGGCGCTGTCCAAGGAAGTGCGCCTGCTGATCCTCGACGAGCCCACCGCCGCCCTATCCGAAAGCGACAGCCAGGCGCTGCTCGAGCTCATGCTGGAGCTCAAGGCCCAGGGCGTCACCCAGATCATCATCTCCCACAAGCTGAATGAGGTCCGCCGCGTGGCGGACTCCGTCACAGTAATCCGCGACGGCAGCACGGTCAGCACCATGGATGCCCGGGCGAACCCGATCACCGAGGATGCGATCGTGCGCGACATGGTCGGCCGCGACATGGCCGACCGCTATCCCGAGCGCACCCGGCGGGCCGGCGACATGCTGATGCAGGTGAAGAACTGGAACGTCTTCCACCCCCTGCATGCCGACCGGCAGGTGATCCACGATGTGAACCTCTCCGTGAAGGCGGGCGAGGTGGTGGGCATCGCCGGTCTCATGGGATCCGGCCGGACCGAGCTTGCCATGTCCGTCTTTGGCCGGTCCTGGGGGCAGAAGATCTCGGGCAGCGTCGAGATGAACGGGCGCCCGGTCGACGTCTCCAGCGTCGATCGCGCCATCGCCTCGGGCCTCGCCTACGTGACGGAAGACCGCAAGTCGCTCGGCCTCGTGCTCGACGAGACGATCCAGACCAATATCACCCTGGCGAACCTGCCGGGCGTGTCGAAATCCGGTATCCTCAACGAGAAATCCGAAACACGGGTTGCCGAGGACTATCGCAAGACGCTGAACATCCGCACGCCGAGCGTGTTCCAGCAAGTCGTCAACCTCTCGGGTGGGAACCAGCAGAAGGTGGTCCTGTCCAAGTGGCTCTTCGCGGGGCCGGAGGTGCTGATCCTCGACGAGCCCACCCGCGGGATCGACGTGGGCGCGAAATTCGAGATCTACGGGATCATCAACGAGCTCAGTGCCGCGGGCAAGGGCGTCGTCATGATCTCCTCGGAGATGCCCGAACTCTTGGGCATGTGCGACCGGATCTACGTGATGAACGAGGGTGAGTTCGTAGGCGAACTCACCGCAGAAGAGGCCAGCCAGGAGCGCATCATGTCGCTCATCGTGACCGAATAG
- the mmsB gene encoding multiple monosaccharide ABC transporter permease: protein MSVADQSTDQGAEAPKKIGIGEYLVRHLREYGLLFALILVMVFFQIVTEGTLLRPVNVTNLLLQNSYIVIMALGMLIVIVSGNIDLSVGSVMGFIGALAAVMIVEWDQSTAVTMITCLIAGGLIGAAQGYWIAYWKIPSFIVTLAGMLVFRGASLWLLEGQSLGPFPREFQLIANGFVPDLFPAGLGESLAGLFGARNVNVLALATGIIAAALVLWIEMKARAQNRAYGMELEPTPFFAARIGITSIALIFILFKLSTFRGLPNVLITMGVLTIIYAFFTARTTTGRRIYALGGNEKAAKLSGIKTERLTFLAFVNMGVLAAAAGMVFAARLNSATPKAGFALELDVIAAVFIGGASMSGGVGKIVGAVVGAFLMGVLNNGMSIMGIGIDYQQMIKGLVLLAAVIFDVYNKSKQA from the coding sequence ATGTCCGTTGCCGACCAGAGCACTGACCAGGGGGCCGAGGCCCCCAAAAAGATCGGGATCGGGGAATACCTCGTCCGCCACCTGCGCGAATACGGGCTGCTCTTTGCCCTGATCCTCGTCATGGTGTTCTTCCAGATCGTCACCGAGGGCACGCTGCTCAGGCCGGTGAACGTGACGAACCTGCTGCTGCAGAACTCCTACATCGTCATCATGGCGCTTGGGATGCTGATCGTCATCGTCAGCGGCAATATCGACCTCTCCGTGGGGTCGGTCATGGGCTTCATCGGGGCCCTCGCAGCGGTGATGATCGTTGAGTGGGACCAGTCCACAGCGGTGACGATGATCACCTGCCTCATCGCCGGCGGCCTGATCGGCGCCGCGCAGGGCTACTGGATCGCCTACTGGAAGATCCCGTCCTTCATCGTCACCCTGGCGGGCATGCTGGTGTTCCGGGGCGCCTCGCTCTGGCTGCTCGAGGGCCAGTCCCTCGGCCCGTTCCCACGTGAATTCCAGCTGATCGCCAACGGTTTTGTGCCCGATCTCTTCCCGGCCGGACTCGGCGAGTCCCTTGCCGGCCTGTTCGGGGCGCGCAACGTGAACGTGCTGGCGCTCGCCACCGGCATCATTGCCGCCGCGCTCGTTCTCTGGATCGAGATGAAGGCCCGAGCGCAGAACCGCGCCTACGGCATGGAGCTCGAACCGACGCCCTTCTTCGCGGCGCGGATCGGCATCACCTCGATCGCGCTGATCTTCATCCTGTTCAAGCTGTCGACCTTCCGCGGCCTTCCGAACGTGCTGATCACCATGGGCGTGCTGACGATCATCTACGCCTTCTTCACCGCGCGGACGACGACGGGGCGGCGGATCTACGCGCTCGGCGGCAATGAGAAGGCGGCAAAGCTGTCGGGGATCAAGACCGAGCGGCTGACCTTCCTCGCCTTCGTGAACATGGGCGTGCTGGCTGCGGCCGCCGGCATGGTCTTTGCCGCGCGACTGAACTCCGCCACGCCCAAGGCCGGCTTCGCGCTCGAACTCGACGTGATCGCGGCCGTCTTCATCGGCGGGGCCTCGATGTCGGGTGGCGTGGGCAAGATCGTCGGCGCGGTGGTCGGCGCCTTCCTGATGGGCGTGCTGAACAACGGCATGTCTATCATGGGCATCGGCATCGACTACCAGCAGATGATCAAGGGCCTCGTGCTGCTCGCCGCCGTCATCTTCGACGTCTACAACAAGTCGAAGCAGGCCTGA
- a CDS encoding MBL fold metallo-hydrolase, with amino-acid sequence MTALPDPAESPAPGVVRVLAPNPGPFTYRGTNSYVVGDARLLVIDPGPDDDAHLDALLAVIAGRPVEAIVVTHAHADHSALAPRLTAGVDAPIFAFGGPEAGRSAVMQALAASGDLGGGEGVDRNFRPHRLLADGESVPAGDLPLTALHTPGHMGNHLCLLGDGLCFSGDLVMSWSSTLISPPDGDLTQFNDSCRRLLANAPALLLPGHGDPVDEPDARIRWLLDHRAGRSAQILDALAASPLTVPELAASLYSDQLPQVLPAAERVVLAHLVDLHTRDLVTAEPALAVTARFARRKA; translated from the coding sequence ATGACCGCCCTGCCCGATCCCGCCGAAAGTCCGGCACCGGGCGTGGTGCGCGTGCTGGCCCCGAACCCGGGGCCGTTCACGTACCGCGGCACGAACAGCTACGTGGTCGGAGACGCCCGGCTCCTGGTCATCGACCCCGGCCCGGATGACGATGCCCATCTCGACGCCCTGCTCGCGGTGATCGCCGGGCGCCCGGTCGAGGCCATCGTCGTCACCCATGCGCACGCCGACCACTCCGCCCTCGCCCCACGGCTGACTGCGGGGGTCGACGCGCCGATCTTCGCCTTCGGTGGCCCCGAGGCGGGACGCAGCGCGGTGATGCAGGCGCTCGCGGCCTCCGGCGACCTCGGCGGTGGCGAAGGCGTGGATCGCAACTTCCGCCCGCACCGCCTGTTGGCGGATGGCGAGTCCGTTCCCGCCGGGGATCTGCCGCTGACTGCCCTTCACACGCCGGGGCACATGGGCAATCACCTCTGCCTGCTCGGCGACGGTCTCTGCTTTTCGGGCGATCTGGTCATGAGCTGGTCGAGCACCCTGATTTCACCCCCTGACGGTGACCTGACACAGTTCAACGACTCATGCCGCCGCCTGCTGGCCAACGCCCCTGCCCTGCTGCTGCCCGGTCACGGCGATCCTGTCGACGAGCCCGACGCCCGGATTCGCTGGCTCCTCGACCACCGCGCCGGCCGCAGCGCACAGATTCTCGACGCGCTCGCCGCGTCCCCGCTGACTGTTCCCGAGCTCGCCGCCAGTCTCTATTCCGATCAGCTTCCACAGGTCCTGCCTGCTGCCGAACGTGTCGTTCTGGCGCATCTCGTCGATCTCCATACCCGCGACCTCGTCACCGCAGAGCCGGCTCTCGCCGTGACCGCCCGCTTTGCGCGACGGAAGGCGTGA
- a CDS encoding ATP-binding protein, with amino-acid sequence MTFAWLKRFTPQGLLGRAALILVLPFVLLQVIVLASFITRYFDDVTEQMVGSMAYDIGLVTGLARAAPELETAQEAIGGVGDALGFGVTLPADDRPAENLRRPLDFSGLSVIAWMNEFLDGIGAIALPDIREAIVWMETPHGDLKLSFDRRRVSASNPHQLVVIMLFFGIILTAIAYVYMRNQLRPITRLADAAQDFGKGRIVRYHPSGATEVRAAGRAFLEMRARIERQTQTRTMMLSGVSHDLRTPLTRLKLGLSMLEEEDAAPLRQDLDEMQHLLDAFLDFARSDSEDVIEEIDPADVVQRMVEARRAAGQAVEIGRIEGPEGELTLLRPLALRRSVDNLVGNALRYAERVRVSVITTPRSLRILVEDDGPGIPPDRREEATRPFTRLDPARNQDRGSGVGLGLAIVADVARTHGGELRLGDSAALGGLQAEVSFAR; translated from the coding sequence ATGACCTTCGCATGGCTCAAACGCTTTACGCCGCAGGGACTTCTGGGACGGGCCGCGCTGATCCTGGTGCTGCCGTTCGTGCTGTTGCAGGTCATCGTGCTCGCCTCCTTCATCACGCGCTACTTCGACGATGTCACCGAACAGATGGTCGGGTCGATGGCCTATGACATCGGGCTCGTCACCGGGCTGGCAAGGGCGGCCCCGGAGCTCGAGACCGCGCAGGAGGCGATCGGCGGCGTCGGAGATGCGCTTGGCTTCGGCGTTACCCTGCCGGCGGATGACCGCCCGGCGGAGAACCTGCGCCGCCCGCTCGACTTCTCGGGCCTGTCGGTGATCGCGTGGATGAACGAATTTCTGGACGGGATCGGGGCCATCGCGCTGCCCGACATCCGCGAGGCGATCGTATGGATGGAGACGCCGCACGGGGATCTGAAGCTGTCCTTCGACCGACGGCGCGTGTCGGCGTCGAATCCGCACCAGCTCGTGGTCATCATGCTGTTCTTCGGAATCATCCTGACCGCCATCGCCTATGTCTACATGCGCAACCAGTTGCGGCCGATCACGCGGCTCGCCGATGCCGCGCAGGATTTCGGCAAGGGGCGGATCGTGCGCTACCATCCCTCGGGCGCGACCGAGGTCCGGGCGGCTGGTCGGGCGTTCCTCGAGATGCGCGCGCGGATCGAACGGCAGACGCAGACGCGGACGATGATGCTGTCGGGCGTCAGTCATGACCTGCGCACTCCGCTCACCCGACTCAAGCTCGGCCTGTCGATGCTGGAGGAAGAGGACGCCGCGCCGCTGCGGCAGGACCTCGACGAGATGCAGCATCTGCTCGACGCATTTCTCGACTTCGCACGCTCCGACTCTGAGGACGTCATCGAGGAGATCGACCCGGCCGACGTCGTTCAGCGCATGGTGGAGGCGCGCCGGGCCGCCGGCCAGGCCGTCGAGATCGGGCGGATCGAGGGACCGGAGGGAGAGCTGACGCTGCTCCGTCCGCTGGCGCTCAGGCGGTCGGTGGACAACCTCGTCGGCAACGCGCTGCGGTACGCAGAGCGTGTCAGGGTCTCGGTCATCACGACACCGCGCAGCCTGCGCATCCTTGTCGAGGACGACGGCCCCGGCATTCCACCCGACCGGCGCGAGGAAGCAACGCGCCCCTTCACGCGGCTCGACCCGGCCCGCAACCAGGACAGGGGCAGCGGAGTCGGCCTCGGGCTCGCCATCGTCGCGGACGTGGCCCGCACGCACGGCGGAGAGCTCCGGCTCGGTGACAGCGCGGCGCTTGGCGGATTGCAGGCGGAAGTGTCCTTCGCCCGGTAG
- a CDS encoding SLC13 family permease: MDAIIQLASDYDAMIALAAIFALFVLFILELYPPEVPAAGIAALFVVLGYVGPDELLSVFSNPAPLTIAAMFVLSGALVRTGVLEAISNLVIAQARANPTLALGVILGVTLLASGFVNNTPVVLVLIPVVIRLAAELKMAPTRLLIPLSYVAILGGTCTLIGTSTNLLVDGVAQGQGLERFTIFEITPIGLMVAAAGGATLALLGPLLLPDRDASDPDQMLGETVFLSEAVLADETYAGKPLSETPAFSRGGIKVVSVLRKGKSLPAPLTEQVLEQGDTVIFRGPTSELLTLHDDPGLKVGLRRGEPVTDELIRVEVVVSPLKSSQGRTLLNMSLGRRFGVRVLGAHRHGHNAGPNLGAVRLRPADKLLLEGPANAFQKLEDEAQLVSVSRPTGRAFRRGRAPLVLTALAAVVLLAGFGWFDIATLSMLAVAGILILRCIDADEAWAAVDGSILVLIFTMLIVGLGLQNTGAVDLIVQWLSPPISSLPPFFALLAVYLLASALTETVTNNAVAVVFTPIAIGLAESTGLDPRALTVAVMFGASASFATPIGYQTNTLVYGAGNYQFMDFVKVGLIMNIVAALAACCGILWIYG, from the coding sequence ATGGACGCGATCATCCAACTGGCGAGTGACTACGACGCGATGATCGCCCTCGCCGCGATCTTCGCGTTGTTCGTGCTGTTCATCCTCGAACTCTACCCGCCCGAAGTACCGGCAGCGGGAATCGCCGCACTGTTCGTCGTGCTCGGCTATGTCGGCCCGGACGAGCTGCTGTCGGTCTTCTCCAACCCCGCCCCGCTGACCATCGCCGCGATGTTCGTGCTGTCGGGCGCCCTGGTGCGGACCGGTGTGCTGGAGGCGATCTCCAACCTCGTGATCGCGCAGGCGCGTGCGAACCCGACCCTCGCGCTCGGGGTGATCCTCGGCGTGACGCTTCTGGCGTCGGGGTTCGTGAACAACACGCCGGTCGTTCTGGTGCTGATTCCGGTGGTCATCCGGCTCGCGGCGGAGCTGAAGATGGCGCCGACGCGGCTGCTGATTCCGCTGTCCTACGTCGCGATCCTCGGCGGGACCTGCACGCTGATCGGCACCTCGACCAACCTGCTGGTCGATGGCGTCGCGCAGGGCCAGGGCCTCGAGCGTTTCACCATCTTCGAGATCACGCCGATCGGACTGATGGTCGCCGCCGCCGGCGGTGCGACGCTGGCGCTGCTCGGCCCGCTGCTCCTGCCGGACCGCGACGCGAGCGATCCCGACCAGATGCTCGGCGAGACGGTGTTCCTGTCCGAAGCGGTGCTGGCCGACGAGACCTACGCCGGCAAACCCCTGTCCGAAACGCCGGCGTTCAGCCGGGGCGGGATCAAGGTCGTCTCCGTCCTGCGCAAGGGGAAGTCGCTGCCCGCGCCGCTGACCGAGCAAGTGCTGGAACAGGGCGACACCGTGATCTTTCGCGGGCCGACATCGGAACTGCTGACGCTGCACGACGATCCGGGGCTGAAGGTCGGTCTTCGCCGGGGCGAGCCGGTGACGGACGAACTGATCCGGGTCGAGGTCGTCGTCTCCCCCCTCAAGTCGAGCCAGGGACGGACGTTGCTGAACATGTCGCTTGGCCGGCGCTTCGGGGTTCGGGTGCTCGGCGCGCACCGGCACGGGCACAACGCGGGACCGAACCTGGGCGCAGTGCGCCTGCGACCCGCCGACAAGCTGCTGCTGGAGGGGCCGGCGAACGCCTTCCAGAAGCTCGAAGACGAGGCGCAGCTCGTGTCCGTCAGCCGCCCCACGGGCCGTGCCTTCCGGCGCGGGCGCGCCCCTCTCGTGCTGACGGCGCTGGCGGCCGTTGTGCTGCTCGCCGGGTTCGGCTGGTTCGACATCGCCACGCTGTCGATGCTGGCGGTCGCCGGAATCCTGATCCTGCGTTGTATCGATGCCGACGAGGCCTGGGCCGCCGTCGACGGCTCGATCCTCGTGCTCATCTTCACGATGCTGATCGTCGGGCTGGGCCTTCAGAACACCGGGGCGGTCGACCTTATCGTGCAGTGGCTGTCACCTCCGATCTCCAGCCTGCCGCCCTTCTTCGCACTCCTGGCGGTCTATCTGCTCGCCTCGGCGCTGACGGAGACGGTGACCAACAACGCGGTTGCGGTGGTCTTCACCCCGATCGCCATCGGGCTGGCGGAGAGCACCGGCCTCGACCCGAGGGCGTTGACGGTCGCGGTCATGTTCGGGGCTTCGGCGAGCTTCGCGACGCCGATCGGCTACCAGACCAACACACTGGTCTATGGCGCCGGGAACTACCAGTTCATGGACTTCGTGAAGGTCGGCCTCATCATGAACATCGTCGCCGCGCTCGCCGCCTGCTGCGGCATCCTCTGGATCTACGGCTGA